A section of the Bacillus sp. HSf4 genome encodes:
- a CDS encoding cytochrome c biogenesis protein CcdA: MTDINYILAFGAGFLSFISPCCLPLYPAFLSYITGVSMSEINSDRLLLQKRSLLHTVFFLIGFSIIFIALGYSTSLIGTFFKDYHNLIRQLGAIFIIFFGFVTLGVFKPEFLMKERRLQLKSRPGGLLGSVGIGMAFAAGWTPCTGPILAAVIALAGTNPMSAVPYMLLYALGFSLPFLLLSFFISKMKWFRKHQLLIMKIGGAVMILVGILLFFDWMTKIIIVLSGLFGDFKGF; encoded by the coding sequence ATGACGGATATTAATTATATTCTGGCTTTCGGCGCCGGATTTCTATCTTTTATTTCACCCTGTTGTCTTCCGCTGTATCCGGCTTTTTTATCCTACATTACAGGCGTCAGTATGAGTGAAATCAATTCGGACAGACTGCTGCTTCAAAAGAGAAGCCTGCTGCACACGGTTTTTTTCCTGATCGGCTTTTCGATTATCTTTATCGCCTTAGGCTACAGCACATCGCTGATCGGCACGTTTTTTAAGGATTACCACAATCTCATCAGACAGCTCGGAGCGATCTTCATTATCTTTTTCGGGTTTGTCACTTTAGGTGTTTTTAAACCCGAATTTCTAATGAAGGAAAGGCGCCTCCAATTGAAAAGCCGGCCGGGGGGTTTGCTCGGGTCTGTCGGGATCGGAATGGCGTTTGCTGCAGGCTGGACGCCGTGCACCGGGCCGATTTTAGCGGCGGTCATTGCACTGGCGGGGACCAATCCGATGTCCGCTGTCCCGTATATGCTGCTGTATGCGCTTGGGTTCAGCCTGCCGTTTCTGCTGCTGTCTTTTTTCATTTCCAAGATGAAATGGTTCCGGAAACATCAGCTGCTGATCATGAAAATCGGCGGCGCTGTCATGATTTTAGTCGGCATCCTCCTGTTCTTTGACTGGATGACGAAGATCATTATCGTTCTATCAGGGCTGTTTGGTGATTTCAAAGGTTTTTAA
- a CDS encoding response regulator, whose amino-acid sequence MARVLIVDDAKFMRDKLREILETENVQVAGEAENGEEAVSLYQKLKPDLVIMDITMPVKNGIEALKEMIAADPKVKVIMCTAMRQQRIVVEAIEAGAKDFIVKPFEETKVVEAVRIVLGNA is encoded by the coding sequence ATGGCAAGGGTTTTAATTGTTGATGATGCAAAATTTATGAGAGATAAATTGAGGGAAATACTTGAAACGGAGAATGTTCAAGTCGCAGGGGAAGCCGAGAATGGTGAAGAGGCCGTCTCCTTATATCAAAAGCTGAAACCGGATTTGGTGATCATGGATATTACAATGCCAGTGAAAAACGGGATAGAGGCTTTAAAGGAAATGATTGCGGCCGATCCAAAGGTGAAGGTCATCATGTGCACGGCTATGCGCCAGCAGCGGATCGTCGTCGAGGCAATTGAAGCCGGAGCCAAAGACTTTATCGTCAAGCCATTTGAAGAAACCAAGGTGGTTGAAGCGGTTCGGATCGTTCTCGGAAACGCATAA
- a CDS encoding CcdC protein domain-containing protein — protein MIRMMIIISSILAVVMAVIVMAVRIKSSEKPATAKKIILPPIFMSTGALMFLFPAFHVTGAEFLEAITVGMIFSIFLIKTSKFEIKDDKIYIKRSKSFVFILIALLIIRIVMKSILSTTIDYGALSGMFWILAFGMIVPWRIAMYLSFRKLSNQLDASNHIQVN, from the coding sequence ATGATACGTATGATGATTATCATTTCATCTATACTTGCCGTTGTGATGGCCGTCATTGTCATGGCTGTCAGAATTAAGTCATCGGAAAAACCGGCTACGGCAAAAAAAATTATACTGCCGCCGATCTTTATGAGCACCGGCGCCTTAATGTTTCTATTTCCGGCGTTCCATGTGACTGGAGCAGAATTTTTAGAAGCGATTACGGTCGGAATGATCTTTTCCATTTTCTTGATTAAAACATCAAAATTTGAAATTAAAGATGATAAAATTTACATTAAACGTTCGAAATCTTTTGTGTTTATTTTAATCGCTCTTCTCATCATTCGCATCGTGATGAAGAGTATATTGAGCACAACGATTGATTATGGAGCTTTGAGCGGAATGTTTTGGATTCTGGCTTTTGGAATGATTGTTCCTTGGCGAATCGCCATGTATCTCTCTTTCAGAAAGCTTTCCAATCAGCTTGATGCGTCAAATCATATTCAGGTGAATTAA
- a CDS encoding DUF2621 family protein: MLEGWFLWLIIAWIMIMIVLLSIGGFFMFRKFLKRLPKEDGKSELDWQDYYIEQTKHLWKEEEKALLEELVSPVPELFRDTAKAKIAGKIGELALQEKARTIDQDLIVRGYIIATPKKDHKFLLKRLREKNIDHSPYQELFK; encoded by the coding sequence ATGCTGGAAGGATGGTTTTTATGGCTGATAATCGCTTGGATCATGATCATGATCGTCCTTTTATCCATCGGCGGCTTTTTCATGTTCCGCAAATTTTTGAAGCGCCTTCCGAAAGAGGATGGAAAATCAGAGCTTGACTGGCAGGATTATTATATCGAACAGACTAAGCATTTATGGAAAGAAGAAGAAAAAGCTTTGCTAGAAGAGCTTGTTTCTCCCGTTCCCGAGCTGTTTCGCGACACAGCCAAAGCCAAAATAGCCGGAAAGATCGGCGAGCTGGCACTACAGGAAAAAGCCCGCACAATCGATCAGGATTTAATCGTCAGGGGCTACATTATAGCCACGCCGAAAAAAGATCATAAATTTCTCCTCAAGCGCCTGAGAGAAAAAAACATTGACCACTCCCCATACCAGGAGCTTTTTAAATAA
- a CDS encoding spore coat protein, giving the protein MTNAKRSDYPEFDEEWMKQFFDDPFALYDETIPIDLYETSTDYIIEADLSHLNCEHLHMTFSGYDFKLKVRTDEQHYEKTLMLPFFLNDKQIETKCQNKILSVKINKEANQDEASVSLNIPFL; this is encoded by the coding sequence ATGACAAATGCCAAACGGTCCGATTACCCGGAGTTCGACGAGGAATGGATGAAGCAGTTTTTTGATGATCCTTTTGCCCTTTATGACGAGACAATTCCGATTGATTTATACGAGACGAGCACCGACTATATAATTGAAGCAGATTTATCCCATTTAAATTGCGAACATCTGCACATGACATTTTCGGGCTATGATTTCAAGCTGAAAGTGAGAACCGATGAACAGCATTACGAAAAAACGCTGATGCTTCCTTTTTTTCTGAATGACAAACAGATTGAAACCAAATGCCAAAATAAAATCCTTTCCGTTAAAATAAACAAGGAAGCTAATCAAGATGAAGCTTCTGTTTCTCTCAACATTCCTTTCCTGTAA
- a CDS encoding small acid-soluble spore protein P codes for MTNKNDGKDMRKNAPKGAQPGQPEPLSGSKKVKNRNHTRQKHNSNHDM; via the coding sequence TTGACAAATAAAAATGATGGCAAAGATATGCGCAAAAATGCGCCGAAGGGTGCTCAGCCTGGACAGCCTGAACCCTTAAGCGGAAGCAAAAAAGTGAAAAACCGAAACCATACAAGACAAAAGCATAATTCAAATCACGATATGTAA
- the sspO gene encoding small acid-soluble spore protein O, with protein sequence MAKQKANHVINGMNNAKRQGNGAGYIEDDQHILTEAERQNNKKRKTNQ encoded by the coding sequence TTGGCAAAACAAAAAGCAAATCATGTGATAAACGGAATGAACAATGCGAAGCGCCAAGGGAATGGAGCGGGCTATATCGAAGATGATCAACACATTCTTACAGAAGCGGAACGTCAAAACAACAAAAAACGCAAAACGAATCAATAA
- the acnA gene encoding aconitate hydratase AcnA encodes MAKQQQVAKKDAFQSRKTFTVQGKTYSYYSLKALEDQGIGKVSKLPYSIKVLLESVLRQVDGRVITEEHVENLAKWGTAELKDIDVPFKPSRVILQDFTGVPAVVDLASLRKAMASVGGDPDKINPEIPVDLVIDHSVQVDKAGTEDALTVNMDLEFQRNAERYKFLSWAKKAFNNYQAVPPATGIVHQVNLEYLANVVHAVEEDGEIVTYPDTLVGTDSHTTMINGIGVLGWGVGGIEAEAGMLGQPSYFPVPEVIGAKLVGKLPNGTTATDLALKVTQVLREKGVVGKFVEFFGPGVAELPLADRATIANMAPEYGATCGFFPVDEEALEYMRLTGRDDEQIAVVKEYCRQNGLFYTPDQDDPVFTDIVEIDLSKVEANLSGPKRPQDLIPLTEMKDTFHKHLTSPAGNQGFGMDASEADKEIKFKLENGEEAVMKTGAIAIAAITSCTNTSNPYVLIGAGLVAKKAVELGLKVPNYVKTSLAPGSKVVTGYLVNSGLLPYMRKLGFNIVGYGCTTCIGNSGPLAPEIEKAVAENDLLITSVLSGNRNFEGRIHPLVKGNYLASPPLVVAYALAGTVDIDLKNEPIGVGKDGQNVYFNDIWPSMDEINSVVKQTVTPELFRKEYERVFDDNERWNAIETTDEALYKWDEESTYIQNPPFFENMSVEPGTVEPLKGLRVVGKFGDSVTTDHISPAGAIGKDTPAGKYLQEKGVSPRDFNSYGSRRGNHEVMMRGTFANIRIKNQIAPDTEGGYTTYWPTGEVMSIYDACMKYKENGTGLIVIAGKDYGMGSSRDWAAKGTNLLGIKTVIAESFERIHRSNLVLMGVLPLQFKEGENAETLGLTGKETIEVDVSESVRPRDLVQVRAIGEDGTVKSFEAVVRFDSEVEIDYYRHGGILQMVLRDKMKQ; translated from the coding sequence ATGGCGAAACAGCAACAAGTCGCAAAAAAAGACGCTTTTCAATCAAGAAAAACGTTTACTGTACAAGGCAAAACGTACAGCTATTATTCTTTAAAAGCATTAGAGGATCAAGGAATCGGAAAAGTGTCAAAGCTGCCTTATTCCATTAAAGTCCTGCTGGAATCCGTACTTCGTCAAGTCGACGGAAGAGTCATTACAGAGGAGCATGTCGAAAATTTGGCAAAATGGGGCACTGCTGAATTAAAAGATATCGATGTTCCTTTTAAACCTTCCCGAGTTATTTTGCAGGATTTCACCGGTGTTCCTGCCGTCGTCGACCTTGCTTCATTAAGAAAAGCGATGGCTTCAGTCGGCGGTGATCCAGATAAAATCAATCCTGAAATTCCGGTTGACCTTGTCATCGACCACTCCGTACAGGTTGATAAAGCCGGAACAGAAGATGCGCTGACCGTTAACATGGACCTTGAATTCCAACGAAACGCAGAGCGTTATAAATTTTTAAGCTGGGCAAAGAAAGCGTTTAATAACTACCAGGCTGTTCCGCCTGCAACCGGAATTGTCCACCAGGTAAACCTTGAGTATTTGGCTAATGTCGTTCATGCCGTTGAAGAAGACGGCGAGATCGTCACATATCCGGATACGCTTGTCGGAACAGACTCTCATACAACGATGATCAACGGCATCGGCGTTCTCGGCTGGGGTGTCGGAGGAATTGAAGCTGAAGCGGGAATGCTCGGACAGCCTTCTTACTTCCCGGTTCCGGAAGTCATCGGCGCCAAGCTTGTCGGAAAGCTTCCGAACGGGACGACAGCGACAGACCTTGCGCTGAAAGTGACACAGGTGCTTCGCGAAAAAGGCGTTGTCGGCAAATTTGTTGAATTCTTCGGACCTGGTGTTGCCGAGCTTCCACTGGCCGACCGGGCGACAATCGCCAACATGGCTCCGGAATACGGTGCGACTTGCGGCTTCTTCCCTGTAGATGAAGAAGCATTGGAATACATGCGCTTAACAGGCCGTGATGATGAGCAAATCGCGGTTGTCAAAGAATATTGCCGTCAAAACGGACTGTTCTACACGCCTGATCAGGATGATCCTGTATTTACGGATATCGTTGAAATCGACTTGTCAAAAGTTGAAGCGAATCTTTCCGGACCGAAGCGTCCACAGGACTTGATTCCGCTGACGGAAATGAAAGATACGTTCCATAAGCATTTGACAAGCCCTGCAGGCAACCAGGGATTTGGCATGGACGCCTCCGAAGCTGACAAAGAAATCAAGTTTAAACTTGAAAACGGCGAAGAAGCGGTTATGAAAACAGGTGCGATCGCGATCGCTGCCATTACAAGCTGTACGAACACATCAAATCCGTATGTCTTGATCGGAGCAGGTCTCGTCGCGAAAAAAGCGGTGGAACTGGGCTTGAAAGTGCCGAACTATGTGAAAACATCACTGGCGCCGGGTTCCAAAGTCGTAACAGGCTACCTGGTCAATTCCGGACTGCTTCCATATATGCGCAAGCTTGGCTTCAACATTGTCGGCTACGGATGTACCACTTGTATCGGAAACTCCGGCCCGCTTGCGCCTGAAATCGAAAAAGCGGTTGCTGAAAACGATCTCCTGATTACGTCTGTCCTTTCAGGAAACCGTAACTTTGAAGGCCGGATTCACCCGCTTGTTAAAGGAAACTATCTGGCGTCTCCGCCGCTTGTCGTTGCATATGCATTGGCTGGTACGGTCGACATCGACTTGAAAAACGAACCGATCGGTGTCGGCAAAGACGGACAAAACGTATACTTTAACGACATTTGGCCGTCTATGGACGAAATCAACTCCGTCGTGAAGCAAACGGTGACACCTGAGCTGTTCAGAAAAGAATACGAGCGCGTCTTTGATGACAACGAGCGCTGGAATGCGATCGAAACAACAGATGAAGCTCTTTATAAATGGGATGAGGAGTCAACTTACATCCAAAATCCGCCGTTCTTTGAGAACATGTCGGTGGAGCCTGGAACCGTTGAACCGTTAAAAGGCTTGCGCGTTGTCGGCAAATTCGGAGATTCTGTCACAACAGACCATATTTCTCCAGCGGGAGCGATCGGCAAAGATACACCGGCCGGAAAATATCTTCAGGAAAAAGGCGTTTCTCCAAGAGACTTCAACTCATACGGTTCAAGACGCGGAAATCATGAAGTCATGATGAGAGGAACATTCGCCAACATCAGAATCAAGAACCAAATCGCTCCTGACACAGAAGGCGGCTATACAACCTACTGGCCAACCGGAGAGGTCATGTCGATCTATGATGCCTGCATGAAATACAAAGAAAACGGCACAGGCCTCATCGTCATTGCCGGAAAAGACTACGGAATGGGATCTTCACGTGACTGGGCGGCCAAAGGGACCAACCTGCTCGGCATTAAAACGGTCATTGCCGAAAGCTTTGAACGGATTCACAGAAGCAACCTTGTGCTGATGGGTGTTCTTCCGCTGCAATTCAAAGAAGGAGAAAACGCCGAAACGCTGGGCTTGACTGGCAAAGAAACGATTGAAGTCGACGTCAGCGAATCCGTCCGTCCTCGCGATCTTGTTCAAGTGAGAGCGATTGGCGAAGATGGCACAGTCAAATCGTTTGAAGCCGTTGTCCGTTTTGACAGCGAAGTGGAAATCGACTACTACCGCCACGGCGGAATTCTGCAAATGGTGCTTCGCGATAAAATGAAACAGTAG
- a CDS encoding TlpA disulfide reductase family protein: MVKKTLAVLILLVLAGAAIWNFTMQKKAEIGIEKGDQAPDFTLPSLKGEKNVSLSDFKGRKVILNFWATWCKPCQTEMPAMEELQNEHQDITVLAVNFTSAEKNRETVESFAEKLGLTFPIVLDREGINAKYEIFSYPTTYIIDENGIIQDIVLGTMTKKIMKEKLGL, translated from the coding sequence ATGGTTAAAAAAACGCTTGCTGTACTGATCCTGCTTGTCTTGGCCGGTGCTGCCATCTGGAATTTCACAATGCAAAAAAAAGCGGAAATCGGGATTGAAAAAGGGGATCAAGCACCGGATTTTACACTTCCATCGTTAAAAGGCGAAAAAAACGTCTCATTGTCCGATTTCAAGGGTCGGAAAGTGATCCTCAATTTTTGGGCGACATGGTGCAAACCTTGTCAGACGGAAATGCCTGCGATGGAAGAGCTTCAAAACGAACATCAAGACATCACCGTTTTAGCCGTCAATTTCACATCAGCCGAGAAAAACCGCGAGACGGTTGAATCATTTGCCGAAAAGCTTGGCTTAACGTTTCCGATCGTTCTAGATCGAGAGGGCATCAATGCCAAGTACGAGATTTTTTCCTATCCGACGACCTACATTATTGATGAAAACGGCATCATCCAAGACATCGTTTTAGGAACCATGACAAAAAAAATAATGAAAGAAAAGCTGGGTTTATAA
- a CDS encoding FbpB family small basic protein: MKKTKRRTFEELVSENKKELLSNQEFLDRLEDRLEEKFKLK, encoded by the coding sequence ATGAAAAAAACAAAACGTCGGACATTTGAAGAACTTGTCTCAGAAAATAAGAAGGAGCTTTTAAGCAACCAGGAGTTCCTCGATCGGCTGGAGGACAGGCTTGAAGAGAAATTCAAGCTGAAGTGA
- a CDS encoding acid-soluble spore protein N yields the protein MPREHDKQAKFAPSHLGTKPVEYKRNKGKKMHDKSGETPIIMQTKGE from the coding sequence ATGCCGAGAGAGCATGACAAACAGGCGAAATTTGCCCCGAGCCACCTCGGGACAAAGCCGGTTGAATACAAGCGGAACAAAGGCAAAAAAATGCATGATAAATCGGGAGAAACGCCGATTATTATGCAGACAAAAGGCGAATAA
- the tlp gene encoding small acid-soluble spore protein Tlp — MEKQQHHPDDRSDNVEKLQDMVQNTIENIEESEEQLSFASGEEKQQIREKNERRNESIEAMRNEIHDEAKSQKQEYDQ; from the coding sequence ATGGAAAAACAGCAGCATCATCCGGATGACAGATCAGACAACGTGGAAAAGCTTCAAGACATGGTACAGAATACGATTGAAAACATCGAGGAATCCGAAGAACAGCTGTCTTTTGCAAGCGGTGAAGAGAAGCAGCAAATCCGTGAGAAAAACGAACGCCGAAATGAAAGCATTGAAGCTATGCGCAATGAAATTCATGACGAGGCTAAAAGCCAAAAACAAGAATATGATCAATAA
- a CDS encoding YbgC/FadM family acyl-CoA thioesterase — MYVSKKEIEVRYAETDQMGIVYHANYLIWMEVGRTALIKELGFSYAEMEKDGVLSPVVDVNVRYVKPLRYGETAMVHTWIEDYNGFKTVYGYEILNSAGETAVKGTSSHICVDQDSFKPLQFRKLYPKWHQAYEEAKK; from the coding sequence TTGTACGTCTCAAAAAAAGAAATAGAAGTACGCTATGCTGAAACAGATCAAATGGGTATTGTGTATCACGCCAACTACCTGATTTGGATGGAGGTGGGCCGGACGGCTTTAATAAAAGAACTCGGTTTTTCCTATGCCGAAATGGAAAAAGACGGTGTGCTTTCTCCTGTCGTGGATGTCAATGTCCGCTACGTCAAACCGCTGCGCTATGGAGAAACCGCGATGGTACATACATGGATTGAAGATTACAATGGATTTAAAACGGTCTATGGGTATGAGATTTTAAACTCTGCCGGAGAAACGGCTGTGAAAGGAACGTCTTCCCATATTTGCGTCGACCAGGACAGCTTCAAGCCGCTTCAATTCCGTAAACTTTATCCAAAATGGCATCAGGCGTACGAAGAGGCGAAAAAATAA
- a CDS encoding IS1182 family transposase translates to MFYTRNSSQNEAEFVLLDQLVEEDHLLRKIDKYIDFSFIIEKVKPYYSENNGRPSLDPLILFKMMFIGYLYGIRSERQLEKEIYYNMAYRWFLGLNINDPVPHHSTISWNRRTRFKDTTIFQDIFDEIVLQAINHEMVGGRVLFTDSTHLKANANKHKYTRKTIEQDTQNYIKDLDEAVQEDREAHGKKSLKAKEEVKAKKEIRHSTTDPESGYLYRENKPEGFFYLDHRTTDMKYNIITDVYVTPGNVHDSAPYLDRLDHQIGRFGFQVEAVALDSGYLTTPICKGLSDRHIFGVIAHRRFHPKKGLFPKWKFQYDNEKDQYICPNGQTLFYSTTDRKGYRFYKSNPEKCASCPLLESCTRSKNHQKVVSRHIWEDHKEKVRENRLTASGKNLYKKRKEKIERSFADSKQLHGLRYCRLRGKRNVTEQVLLTATCQNMKKIATHLAKLG, encoded by the coding sequence ATGTTCTACACCAGAAATTCTTCTCAAAACGAAGCCGAATTCGTATTGCTTGATCAACTTGTTGAAGAGGATCATCTGCTACGCAAAATTGACAAATACATAGATTTCTCGTTCATTATTGAAAAGGTTAAGCCTTACTACAGTGAGAATAATGGCCGGCCATCTCTCGATCCATTGATTTTATTCAAAATGATGTTTATCGGATACCTGTACGGTATCCGTTCAGAAAGACAGCTCGAAAAAGAAATTTACTACAATATGGCCTACAGATGGTTTTTAGGATTAAATATCAATGATCCAGTTCCTCATCATTCAACGATCAGTTGGAACCGACGCACTCGTTTCAAAGATACAACCATTTTCCAAGATATTTTTGATGAAATTGTCCTTCAAGCCATCAATCACGAAATGGTTGGCGGGCGTGTCCTTTTTACCGATTCAACCCATCTCAAAGCCAACGCCAACAAGCATAAATATACGAGGAAAACAATTGAACAGGATACACAAAACTATATAAAGGACTTGGATGAAGCCGTGCAAGAAGATCGAGAGGCGCACGGAAAAAAGTCTTTAAAAGCCAAAGAGGAGGTGAAAGCTAAAAAAGAAATTCGCCACAGTACCACCGATCCCGAAAGCGGCTATCTTTACCGTGAAAATAAACCTGAAGGTTTTTTCTATTTGGATCATCGAACAACGGATATGAAATACAATATCATCACCGATGTCTATGTAACACCTGGCAATGTCCATGATTCTGCACCTTATCTTGATCGTTTAGATCACCAAATCGGACGATTTGGTTTTCAAGTTGAAGCCGTCGCTCTGGATTCCGGCTATTTAACAACACCAATCTGTAAAGGGCTTTCCGACCGCCATATTTTTGGCGTCATTGCCCACAGACGCTTTCATCCTAAAAAAGGTTTGTTTCCTAAATGGAAGTTTCAATACGACAATGAAAAAGATCAGTACATTTGTCCAAACGGACAAACACTTTTTTACTCCACAACCGATCGAAAAGGCTACAGGTTTTATAAATCAAATCCTGAAAAATGCGCTTCATGTCCTCTGCTTGAGAGCTGTACACGATCTAAAAACCATCAGAAGGTCGTTTCAAGACACATATGGGAGGATCATAAAGAAAAGGTCAGGGAAAATCGTTTGACTGCCTCAGGAAAAAACCTCTACAAAAAAAGAAAAGAAAAAATAGAGCGAAGCTTTGCAGATTCAAAACAGCTGCATGGGCTTCGCTACTGCCGGTTGAGGGGAAAACGGAATGTGACGGAACAAGTTCTCCTCACAGCTACCTGCCAGAATATGAAGAAGATTGCCACACACCTAGCGAAGCTAGGCTAG
- a CDS encoding HesB/YadR/YfhF family protein codes for MNLKINEDALIWYKDELDLKKGDQVRFFVRYGGCSNVQKGFSLGVSKDEPQQIGASAEADGITFFIEESDVWYFDGHDLLVTYNESSEEPVFEYQ; via the coding sequence GTGAATTTGAAAATTAATGAAGATGCGCTGATTTGGTATAAGGACGAGCTTGATTTGAAAAAAGGGGATCAGGTTCGCTTCTTTGTCCGTTACGGCGGTTGCAGCAATGTTCAAAAAGGCTTCTCCCTCGGTGTTTCAAAAGATGAGCCTCAGCAAATCGGGGCGAGCGCAGAAGCAGATGGGATTACGTTTTTTATCGAAGAAAGCGATGTCTGGTATTTCGACGGCCACGATTTGCTCGTCACGTACAATGAATCATCTGAAGAACCGGTTTTTGAATATCAGTAA
- the plsY gene encoding glycerol-3-phosphate 1-O-acyltransferase PlsY, whose amino-acid sequence MFIALLFLLAYLLGSIPSGLIVGKAAKGIDIREHGSGNLGATNAFRTLGVKAGSIVIAADILKGTLAAFLPAILHVGVHPLFAGVAAVIGHMFPVFAKFKGGKAVATSGGVLLCYQPLLFLTMVAVFFLFLYMTKYVSLSSILTGLYTTIYSLFTKDLFLVAVVVVLTVFVIYRHRMNIKRIIDKTEPKIKWMSGKR is encoded by the coding sequence ATGTTTATTGCTTTATTATTTTTGTTAGCCTATCTACTCGGCAGCATTCCGTCCGGCTTGATTGTCGGAAAAGCTGCCAAAGGAATTGATATCAGAGAACACGGCAGCGGCAATCTCGGAGCCACCAACGCATTCAGGACGCTCGGCGTTAAAGCGGGCTCGATTGTCATCGCCGCGGATATCTTAAAAGGGACGCTTGCCGCTTTTTTGCCGGCCATCCTGCACGTCGGCGTTCACCCTTTATTTGCGGGAGTGGCCGCGGTGATCGGGCACATGTTCCCTGTTTTCGCAAAGTTTAAAGGCGGAAAAGCTGTCGCTACCTCAGGAGGCGTATTATTGTGCTATCAGCCTCTATTGTTTCTTACCATGGTCGCTGTGTTTTTCCTGTTTTTGTATATGACAAAGTATGTATCGCTTTCATCCATTTTAACCGGCCTGTATACCACCATCTACAGCCTGTTCACAAAAGACCTCTTTTTGGTGGCGGTCGTCGTCGTTCTTACGGTGTTTGTCATATACAGACACAGAATGAACATTAAGCGGATTATCGATAAAACCGAACCGAAAATAAAATGGATGTCCGGTAAAAGGTAG
- a CDS encoding CoA-binding protein produces MENPSKQEIKKILENSKRIAVVGLSNNPERTSYMVSKAMQEAGYDIIPVNPTIDEALGVKAVASLKDIEGHVDIVNVFRRSEHLLDVAEEFLEIDADVFWAQQGLVNEDAYQLLSEKGYTVVMDLCIKVAHALTKSA; encoded by the coding sequence ATGGAAAACCCATCTAAACAGGAAATTAAAAAGATTCTTGAAAACAGCAAGCGAATCGCGGTCGTCGGCCTCTCAAACAATCCGGAGAGAACGTCGTACATGGTTTCAAAAGCGATGCAGGAAGCGGGCTATGATATTATCCCCGTCAATCCGACTATCGATGAAGCGCTCGGAGTGAAGGCTGTGGCGTCTTTAAAGGATATTGAAGGACATGTGGATATCGTTAATGTGTTTAGAAGATCTGAGCATCTTTTAGATGTCGCTGAGGAGTTTTTGGAGATCGATGCCGACGTGTTTTGGGCGCAGCAGGGACTTGTCAATGAAGACGCATATCAGCTGCTGAGTGAAAAGGGCTATACAGTCGTTATGGATTTGTGCATAAAAGTGGCCCATGCGCTGACCAAATCGGCATAA